In the genome of Halorubrum sp. CBA1229, the window GACAACTGAACCTATGCGCTTCCGTAATTGGCTTCGAACTGTTCCTTGACGTCATCAATATACAGACTTGTGAGCATATCCTTGCCAACTCTAAAGACGAATGGTCCATCCGTACATGAGGAGAAACCTGAGTGGTAGAACTCAGCCAGATACGCTCTAACCAACTATCTAGTAAGGCTTTCAATTGTTACCGAATTATTGGTAACCACCAGATGTACGAGGTGCTCGACGACACGGCAGCCCAGGTCATCCTCGCCATCAAAAGTGGTGACTCCATCCGGCGTGTCGCTCAGCACCTCCACAGACCGTACGAGACGGTGAGACAAGCCGTCAACCGTCTCGAAGACGGCAGACCTACGTCCACTATGACGACGGCCTCTCTGTTGTCGACCAGCGCGTGAGAGAAGCCGCGCGCGAGCTGGTCGCGGCAAGCGCCGGCGTGAGTCCACCCTCCATCGAGGAGGCATACATCATCCCGCAGTTCGGTGACTGGCCGTTCGCGTTCACGCGGATCGACACCATCTACGTCTGGATACAGGGCGGCTACCAGGTCAGCCGCGATCCCGACGACTACCCGCTCTTCATCGCTGTTCACGAGCAAGACGTCGACGCCTGGGAGACGTTCTTCGAATCGTTCGGGCTACCAACCACCTTCGAGCGCCAGCCCAGCGACGAGATCGATGGACCACTGCAGATCGTCCTCGATCCACAGACGTCACTCGAAATCGAGGACGTCGAAGGCTACCTGGTTATACCGCGCGAGGACACGATCGAGTACATGCGCGAGCACTACGCGCAGTTCCAGTCGGCGCTCGCGATGCTTGACCGTATGTACGACGACCTCGATCTCGGTGTCACTAGAGGCGAGGATCTCAAGCATGGCTCTCGGAGTGATTTCGGGGCATCGGCTGTCTCTGTTGAGACAGTCACGGCACTCCAGCAGTATCTGTCTGATCAGGTCGAACAGCTGCGGTGAAACAGCTTAGAGAGCCCGCGGATCAATATCAACGACGCTGGCAAAGGCAACGTTCTCCTGAACCTGCTCGATTTCGACGGTCGGCTCATCACCGGGTTGGCCACCAGGAACGATCACAACGTATCCACGGTCAACTTTCGCGATTCCATCACCCTGGTCGCCGGTTGTCTCAATTGTCACGTCCCGAATTTCGCCCTCCTCAACCGGCGGCCCAGAAGATCCACGCTGTCGGTCAGAT includes:
- a CDS encoding TRAM domain-containing protein yields the protein MVEIPDSLRSVFSATVHERDGTYVVEVPSGELNHDTVSLGETYRIAVFDSPTTAQDEHEPASADRAQSDRQRGSSGPPVEEGEIRDVTIETTGDQGDGIAKVDRGYVVIVPGGQPGDEPTVEIEQVQENVAFASVVDIDPRAL